Proteins from one Calonectris borealis unplaced genomic scaffold, bCalBor7.hap1.2 HAP1_SCAFFOLD_35, whole genome shotgun sequence genomic window:
- the LOC142076165 gene encoding olfactory receptor 14A16-like, with the protein MSNGTSITHFLLLAFADTQELLLLHFWLFLGIYLAALLGNGLIITAIACDHRLHTPMYFFLLNLSLLDLGSISTTVPKAMANSLWDTRDISYAGCAAQLFIFLFFIGGQYFLLTVMAYDRYVAICKPLHYGTLLGSRACVHMAAAAWASGFLTALLHTANTLSLPLCHGNAVDQFFCEIPQILKLSCSHSYLREVGLLVVSACLAFGCFVFIVVSYVEIFRSVLRIPSEQGRHKAFSTCLPHLAVVSLFLSTGMFSYLKPPSISSPSLDLVVAVLYSVVPPAVNPLIYSMRNQELKDALKKLIQSLVFQQQ; encoded by the coding sequence atgtccaacggcacctccatcacccacttcctcctcctggccttcgcagacacgcaggagctgctgctcttgcacttctggctcttcctgggcatctacctggctgccctgctgggcaacggcctcatcatcaccgccatagcctgcgaccaccgcctgcacacccccatgtacttcttcctcctcaacctctccctcctcgacctgggctccatctccaccactgttcccaaagccatggccaattccctctgggacaccagggacatctcctatgcaggatgtgctgcacagctctttatttttcttttcttcattggaggacagtattttcttctcactgtcatggcctacgaccgctacgttgccatctgcaagcccctgcactacgggaccctcctgggcagcagagcttgtgtccacatggcagcagctgcctgggccagtgggtttctcactgctctcctgcacacggccaatacattgtcactacccctctgccacggcaatgctgtggaccagttcttctgtgaaatcccccagatcctcaagctctcctgctcacactcctacctcagggaggttgggcttcttgtggttagtgcctgtttagcatttgggtgttttgttttcattgtggtgtcctacgtggagatcttcaggtctgtgctgaggatcccctctgagcagggacggcacaaagccttttccacgtgcctccctcacctggccgtggtctccctctttctcagcactggcatgttttcctacttgaagcccccctccatctcctccccatccctggatctggtggtggcagtgctgtactcagtggtgcctccagcagtgaaccccctcatctacagcatgaggaaccaggagctcaaggacgcactgaagaagctgattcaatcacttgtctttcagcagcaataa